A genome region from Panicum virgatum strain AP13 chromosome 4K, P.virgatum_v5, whole genome shotgun sequence includes the following:
- the LOC120705181 gene encoding berberine bridge enzyme-like Cyn d 4: MQPTTMATSSPRASALALLLCACLSASSFHVAISGPPAPGGGKDDFLSCLTKAVPPRLLFAKSSPAYGSVWSSTVRNIKFLSDKTVKPLYIVTPTEPCHIQATVSCGRRHGMRLRVRSGGHDYEGLSYRSDKAEPFAVVDLSKMRKVRIDGKQATAWVDSGAQLGEIYYAVAKETPKLGFPAGVCATIGVGGHFSGGGFGMMLRKYGTAADLVVDAKVVDAEGRLLDRKAMGEDLFWAIRGGGGASFGIVVSWQVKLVPVPPTVTVFQIHRGVKDGAVDLVAKWQQVAPSLPEDLMIRILAMGQDALFEALFLGTCKDLLPLMNARFPELGMKQADCNEMSWIQSVPFIPLGKSATVKDLLNRTSNIRAFGKYKSDYVRDPIPRGVWEKIFGWLAKPGAGVMIMDPYGGRISAIDDDATPFPHRQGMLFNIQYVNYWFGEGAGAQPNQWSRDMYAFMEPYVTKNPRQAYVNYRDMDLGVNQVVGDVSTYESGKVWGEKYFKGNFERLARTKAKVDPTDFFRNEQSIPPLLK, encoded by the coding sequence ATGCAACCTACAACAATGGCGACATCATCACCAAGGGCCTCTGCCTTGGCGCTCCTCCTGTGCGCCTGCTTGTCGGCCTCCTCCTTCCACGTCGCCATTTCCGGCCCGCCGGCGCCCGGTGGCGGCAAGGATGACTTCCTCTCGTGCCTCACCAAGGCCGTCCCGCCCCGCCTCCTCTTCGCCAAGAGCTCGCCGGCGTACGGCTCCGTCTGGTCCTCCACCGTCCGGAACATCAAGTTCCTCTCCGACAAGACGGTGAAGCCGCTGTACATCGTGACCCCCACCGAGCCCTGCCACATCCAGGCCACCGTGTCGTGCGGGCGCCGGCACGGCATGCGGCTCCGCGTCCGCAGCGGCGGGCACGACTACGAGGGCCTGTCGTACCGGTCCGACAAGGCGGAGCCGTTCGCGGTGGTGGACCTGTCCAAGATGCGGAAGGTGCGCATCGACGGCAAGCAGGCGACGGCGTGGGTGGACTCGGGCGCGCAGCTGGGCGAGATCTACTACGCCGTGGCGAAGGAGACGCCCAAGCTCGGGTTCCCCGCGGGGGTGTGCGCGACCATCGGCGTCGGGGGCCacttcagcggcggcggcttcggcatGATGCTGCGCAAGTACGGCACCGCAGCCGACCTGGTGGTGGACGCCAAGGTGGTGGACGCGGAGGGCCGGCTGCTGGACCGGAAGGCCATGGGCGAGGACCTGTTCTGGGccatccgcggcggcggcggcgcgagcttcGGCATCGTGGTGTCGTGGCAGGTGAAGCTGGTGCCGGTGCCCCCCACGGTGACGGTGTTCCAGATCCACAGGGGCGTCAAGGACGGCGCCGTGGACCTGGTCGCCAAGTGGCAGCAGGTGGCGCCGTCCCTCCCCGAGGACCTGATGATCCGGATCCTGGCCATGGGGCAGGACGCGCTGTTCGAGGCCCTGTTCCTGGGCACCTGCAAGGACCTGTTGCCGCTGATGAACGCCCGGTTCCCGGAGCTGGGCATGAAGCAGGCGGACTGCAACGAGATGTCGTGGATCCAGTCGGTGCCCTTCATCCCGCTGGGGAAGTCGGCCACCGTCAAGGACCTCCTCAACCGGACCTCCAACATCCGGGCCTTCGGCAAGTACAAGTCGGACTACGTGCGGGACCCCATCCCCAGGGGCGTGTGGGAGAAGATCTTCGGCTGGCTGGCGAAGCCCGGCGCCGGGGTGATGATCATGGACCCCTACGGCGGCAGGATCAGCGCCATCGACGACGACGCCACGCCGTTCCCGCACCGGCAGGGGATGCTCTTCAACATCCAGTACGTCAACTACTGGTTCGGGGAGGGCGCCGGGGCGCAGCCCAACCAGTGGAGCAGGGACATGTACGCCTTCATGGAGCCGTACGTGACCAAGAACCCGAGGCAGGCGTACGTCAACTACAGGGACATGGACCTCGGCGTCAACCAGGTGGTCGGCGACGTCTCCACCTACGAGAGCGGCAAGGTCTGGGGGGAGAAGTACTTCAAGGGCAACTTCGAGAGGCTTGCCCGGACCAAGGCCAAAGTGGATCCGACCGACTTCTTCAGGAACGAGCAGAGCATCCCGCCATTGCTCAAGTGA